In Solanum pennellii chromosome 3, SPENNV200, a single window of DNA contains:
- the LOC107012113 gene encoding MMS19 nucleotide excision repair protein homolog isoform X2: MGGTPTIHYVIHIESYVSSSSSEAQQAASIDAIALLLKNDLLSLETLVREMEMYLTTTDNIIRSRGILLLGELLMRLMSKPLGDTAISSLIEFFTERLADWKALHGALVGCLALLRRKTGIGMISRSQAKAVAESYLKTLQVQSLGQHDRKLCLQILECLLDRYRDALFSLGDDLVYGICEAIDGEKDPQCLMLIFHIVELLAQLFPGASGPLENFAGDLFEILECYFPIHFTHPKSDDVDMKREELSRALMLAFASTPLFEPSVIPLLLDKLSSSLPSAKVESLKYLSFCTLKYGGDRMEKYTKSLWSALKDALFTSPQSTLSEDSDPIDGLGFHESEIMTQALEFLQVLVRQHNASFLSLIMGDGDISTFLNSFSQFDDFNSLSTQYKQRLHAVGHVLSVCIKASESSCNKVFESFFPRLVDALRLLVENSHGIVHSAVDANFNFGALYLCVELLAACRQLVVSSDEVASAHDLARDAWCQILHSFCTSLCNVFFCLIRASCVESTRNAYVYAAVKGLEILATFPGSFISVSKLMYENILLTLTSIIESEFNKKFLWKAALKALVEISLFVNKYHEDEKAASFNSIVKQKIVSLISSDDLNMPQSLKLEAVFDIGLTGKSFMLSVVSELEKTISANLSEILNRFLLLQVHGDRRLAGLTAGLLECYSNQVLPWFHGNGGADEVSLSFAVNIFTKMEHNTSLSLEAEGKELLGATMGAMKQAMTCCSVESQEKVLQKAIDVIKTSSFFFSNDLILGTDLFNNKTQLGQTSEGLSCRDEWIISLFASVVIALHPQTKIPNIRLLLQLLAMTLLEGHIPSAQALGSLVNKLPLNISEDCSLKELIDMLFKNVLWRNTSIGKEGNHGGAVAMSNLRSSSLNSHAVIGLAWIGKGLLMRGHEKLKDVTMTFLSCLVSNEDQGNLLPFNDQMKDPAELKVFSLRKSAADAFHILMSDSDACLNRNYHAIVRPLYKQRFFNIMMPMFLSAIAKCDSSTSRCFLYQAFAHLVSETPLVAVVGDAKKVLPVLMDCFLILSKDISHKEIIYSVLIVLSGILTDKNGQETIIENAPMVIRRLIELTSYPYMMVIRETAIQCLGAMSELPHARIYPMRTQVLQAITKALDDPKRVVRLEAVKCRLAWASIASRSIHF, translated from the exons ATGGGTGGCACTCCGACAATTCACTATGTCATTCACATTGAGTCTTACGTTAGCTCTTCCAGCTCCGAGGCACAGCAG GCGGCAAGTATTGACGCGATTGCTCTtcttctcaagaatgacttgTTAAGTTTAGAAACCTTG GTTAGGGAGATGGAGATGTATTTGACCACTACAGATAATATCATTCGTTCAAGAG GTATCCTCTTACTTGGAGAGCTGTTGATGCGACTAATGTCGAAGCCGTTGGGTGATACTGCAATAAGCAGCTTGATAGAATTCTTCACAGAGCGGCTG GCAGATTGGAAAGCGTTGCATGGTGCCCTTGTCGGTTGTTTGGCTCTCCTAAGGAGGAAAACTGGTATTGGTATGATCAGTAGGAGTCAAGCAAAGGCTGTTGCAGAGTCTTATCTGAAAACCCTGCAGGTGCAGTCCTTGGGGCAGCATGACAGGAAG CTTTGCCTTCAAATATTGGAATGCCTATTAGATCGCTATCGGGATGCACTTTTTTCACTG GGTGATGATCTCGTTTATGGAATCTGTGAAGCTATTGATGGTGAAAAGGATCCACAGTGCTTGATGCTCATATTTCATATAGTTGAACTGCTGGCGCAATTATTTCCCGGAGCTTCTGGTCCATTGGAGAATTTTGCTGGAGATTTGTTCGAGATTTTGGAATGTTACTTTCCTATCCATTTCACCCAT CCTAAGAGTGATGATGTTGATATGAAGAGGGAGGAACTCTCAAGGGCCCTAATG CTGGCATTTGCTTCGACACCACTTTTTGAACCCTCAGTCATTCCATTACTTCTTGACAAACTATCTTCTTCTCTGCCGTCAGCAAAG GTGGAATCTTTGAAGTACCTtagcttctgcacattgaaATATGGAGGAGATAGGATGGAAAAGTACACAAAATCCCTTTGGTCTGCATTAAAAGATGCACTATTTACTAGTCCGCAGTCCACTTTGTCAGAGGATTCCGATCCAATAGATGGATTAGGTTTTCATGAGAGTGAAATTATGACGCAGgcccttgaatttcttcagGTGCTTGTTCGGCAGCATAATGCTTCATTCTTGAGTTTGATTATGGGTGATGGGGACATAAGCACATTTCTGAACTCCTTTTCCCAGTTCGACGATTTTAATAGTCTTTCTACCCAATACAAACAGAGATTACATGCAGTTGGGCATGTTCTTTCTGTTTGCATTAAAGCTTCTGAATCTTCCTGCAATAAAGTTTTTGAAAGTTTCTTTCCTCGGTTGGTGGATGCTTTAAGGCTCTTGGTTGAAAATTCCCATGGAATTGTTCATTCAGCTGTGGATGCAAACTTTAACTTTGGAGCCCTGTATCTATGTGTTGAACTCCTTGCTGCATGCAGACAGCTGGTAGTCAGCTCTGATGAAGTCGCTTCAGCTCATGATCTAGCACGTGACGCTTGGTGCCAGATACTTCATAGTTTCTGCACATCGTTATGTAATGTTTTCTTTTGTCTCATTCGAGCAAGTTGTGTTGAAAGCACTCGGAATGCTTATGTTTACGCAGCAG TTAAAGGTTTGGAGATCTTGGCTACATTTCCTGGAAGCTTTATTTCTGTCTCAAAGCTCATGTATGAGAATATCTTGCTGACTTTGACGTCAATTATTGAATCTGAATTCAACAAGAAGTTTCTGTGGAAGGCAGCACTGAAAGCATTAGTGGAGATTAGCTTGTTTGTCAATAAGTATCACGAGGACGAGAAGGCAGCCAGCTTTAACAGTATTGTCAAGCAAAAGATAGTTTCTCTAATTTCTTCTGATGACTTAAATATGCCCCAATCGCTCAAACTGGAGGCCGTTTTTGATATCGGATTGACCGGGAAGAGTTTCATGCTTAGTGTTGTAAGCGAATTGGAGAAGACTATATCAGCCAACTTATCTGAGATTCTT AACAGGTTTCTCTTGTTGCAGGTCCATGGAGATCGGCGGTTAGCTGGATTGACAGCTGGGCTTTTGGAATGTTATTCCAATCAGGTACTTCCATG GTTCCATGGCAATGGAGGTGCAGATGAAGTCTCTTTGAGTTTTGCGGTTAATATTTTCACTAAAATGGAACATAACACATCTTTGAGTCTAGAAGCAGAGGGAAAG GAACTTCTGGGTGCAACAATGGGTGCAATGAAGCAAGCTATGACATGCTGTTCAGTGGAAAGCCAGGAAAAGGTTCTTCAGAAAGCTATTGATGTGATAAAAACAagctcttttttcttttcaaacgATCTGATTCTAGGAACCGATCTCTTTAACAATAAAACTCAACTTGGTCAGACTTCTGAGGGTTTGTCATGTCGAGATGAATGGATTATTTCACTCTTCGCGTCAGTTGTAATTGCATTGCATCCTCAAACTAAGATACCAAATATAAGACTCTTATTACAGTTGTTGGCGATGACTCTCCTTGAAGGCCATATTCCCTCAGCTCAGGCCCTGGGTTCTTTGGTTAACAAACTTCCTCTGAATATATCAGAAGACTGCAGTCTCAAAGAACTTATTGATATGCTATTCAAGAATGTATTGTGGCGCAACACTAGTATTGGAAAAGAGGGCAATCATGGTGGTGCAGTTGCTATGAGTAACCTGAGATCAAGTAGTCTGAATAGTCATGCTGTTATTGGATTAGCATGGATAGGGAAAGGTCTGCTTATGCGGGGTCATGAGAAGCTAAAAGATGTGACTATGACTTTCTTGAGTTGCTTAGTTTCAAATGAAGATCAGGGAAATTTGCTACCTTTCAATGATCAAATGAAAGATCCCGCAGAGCTCAAAGTGTTTTCTCTCAGAAAATCAGCTGCTGATGCATTTCATATTCTTATGAGTGATTCTGATGCTTGTTTGAACAGAAATTACCATGCAATTGTCCGCCCGCTCTATAAACAACGATTTTTCAACATAATGATGCCTATGTTCTTATCTGCAATAGCAAAATGTGATTCATCCACTTCAAG GTGTTTTCTCTATCAAGCTTTTGCACACCTGGTATCTGAAACTCCTCTTGTTGCTGTTGTTGGTGATGCCAAAAAG GTCCTTCCTGTACTTATGGattgttttcttatattgagCAAGGATATCTCTCATAAGGAGATAATTTACAGTGTCTTGATCGTTCTCTCTGGAATATTAACGGATAAAAATG GACAAGAAACTATCATAGAAAATGCTCCCATGGTTATCCGCAGACTTATTGAGCTCACTTCCTATCCTTATATGATG GTGATTCGAGAGACTGCAATCCAGTGCCTTGGTGCCATGTCGGAGCTGCCGCATGCGAGGATATATCCCATGAGGACACAG GTGTTGCAAGCTATAACCAAAGCTCTTGATGATCCAAAGAGGGTTGTTCGTCTAGAGGCAGTCAAATGTCGGCTAGCTTG GGCTTCAATTGCATCAAGGAGTATTCACTTCTAA
- the LOC107012113 gene encoding MMS19 nucleotide excision repair protein homolog isoform X3 has product MGGTPTIHYVIHIESYVSSSSSEAQQAASIDAIALLLKNDLLSLETLVREMEMYLTTTDNIIRSRGILLLGELLMRLMSKPLGDTAISSLIEFFTERLADWKALHGALVGCLALLRRKTGIGMISRSQAKAVAESYLKTLQVQSLGQHDRKLCLQILECLLDRYRDALFSLGDDLVYGICEAIDGEKDPQCLMLIFHIVELLAQLFPGASGPLENFAGDLFEILECYFPIHFTHPKSDDVDMKREELSRALMLAFASTPLFEPSVIPLLLDKLSSSLPSAKVESLKYLSFCTLKYGGDRMEKYTKSLWSALKDALFTSPQSTLSEDSDPIDGLGFHESEIMTQALEFLQVLVRQHNASFLSLIMGDGDISTFLNSFSQFDDFNSLSTQYKQRLHAVGHVLSVCIKASESSCNKVFESFFPRLVDALRLLVENSHGIVHSAVDANFNFGALYLCVELLAACRQLVVSSDEVASAHDLARDAWCQILHSFCTSLCNVFFCLIRASCVESTRNAYVYAAVKGLEILATFPGSFISVSKLMYENILLTLTSIIESEFNKKFLWKAALKALVEISLFVNKYHEDEKAASFNSIVKQKIVSLISSDDLNMPQSLKLEAVFDIGLTGKSFMLSVVSELEKTISANLSEILVHGDRRLAGLTAGLLECYSNQVLPWFHGNGGADEVSLSFAVNIFTKMEHNTSLSLEAEGKELLGATMGAMKQAMTCCSVESQEKVLQKAIDVIKTSSFFFSNDLILGTDLFNNKTQLGQTSEGLSCRDEWIISLFASVVIALHPQTKIPNIRLLLQLLAMTLLEGHIPSAQALGSLVNKLPLNISEDCSLKELIDMLFKNVLWRNTSIGKEGNHGGAVAMSNLRSSSLNSHAVIGLAWIGKGLLMRGHEKLKDVTMTFLSCLVSNEDQGNLLPFNDQMKDPAELKVFSLRKSAADAFHILMSDSDACLNRNYHAIVRPLYKQRFFNIMMPMFLSAIAKCDSSTSRCFLYQAFAHLVSETPLVAVVGDAKKVLPVLMDCFLILSKDISHKEIIYSVLIVLSGILTDKNGQETIIENAPMVIRRLIELTSYPYMMQVIRETAIQCLGAMSELPHARIYPMRTQVLQAITKALDDPKRVVRLEAVKCRLAWASIASRSIHF; this is encoded by the exons ATGGGTGGCACTCCGACAATTCACTATGTCATTCACATTGAGTCTTACGTTAGCTCTTCCAGCTCCGAGGCACAGCAG GCGGCAAGTATTGACGCGATTGCTCTtcttctcaagaatgacttgTTAAGTTTAGAAACCTTG GTTAGGGAGATGGAGATGTATTTGACCACTACAGATAATATCATTCGTTCAAGAG GTATCCTCTTACTTGGAGAGCTGTTGATGCGACTAATGTCGAAGCCGTTGGGTGATACTGCAATAAGCAGCTTGATAGAATTCTTCACAGAGCGGCTG GCAGATTGGAAAGCGTTGCATGGTGCCCTTGTCGGTTGTTTGGCTCTCCTAAGGAGGAAAACTGGTATTGGTATGATCAGTAGGAGTCAAGCAAAGGCTGTTGCAGAGTCTTATCTGAAAACCCTGCAGGTGCAGTCCTTGGGGCAGCATGACAGGAAG CTTTGCCTTCAAATATTGGAATGCCTATTAGATCGCTATCGGGATGCACTTTTTTCACTG GGTGATGATCTCGTTTATGGAATCTGTGAAGCTATTGATGGTGAAAAGGATCCACAGTGCTTGATGCTCATATTTCATATAGTTGAACTGCTGGCGCAATTATTTCCCGGAGCTTCTGGTCCATTGGAGAATTTTGCTGGAGATTTGTTCGAGATTTTGGAATGTTACTTTCCTATCCATTTCACCCAT CCTAAGAGTGATGATGTTGATATGAAGAGGGAGGAACTCTCAAGGGCCCTAATG CTGGCATTTGCTTCGACACCACTTTTTGAACCCTCAGTCATTCCATTACTTCTTGACAAACTATCTTCTTCTCTGCCGTCAGCAAAG GTGGAATCTTTGAAGTACCTtagcttctgcacattgaaATATGGAGGAGATAGGATGGAAAAGTACACAAAATCCCTTTGGTCTGCATTAAAAGATGCACTATTTACTAGTCCGCAGTCCACTTTGTCAGAGGATTCCGATCCAATAGATGGATTAGGTTTTCATGAGAGTGAAATTATGACGCAGgcccttgaatttcttcagGTGCTTGTTCGGCAGCATAATGCTTCATTCTTGAGTTTGATTATGGGTGATGGGGACATAAGCACATTTCTGAACTCCTTTTCCCAGTTCGACGATTTTAATAGTCTTTCTACCCAATACAAACAGAGATTACATGCAGTTGGGCATGTTCTTTCTGTTTGCATTAAAGCTTCTGAATCTTCCTGCAATAAAGTTTTTGAAAGTTTCTTTCCTCGGTTGGTGGATGCTTTAAGGCTCTTGGTTGAAAATTCCCATGGAATTGTTCATTCAGCTGTGGATGCAAACTTTAACTTTGGAGCCCTGTATCTATGTGTTGAACTCCTTGCTGCATGCAGACAGCTGGTAGTCAGCTCTGATGAAGTCGCTTCAGCTCATGATCTAGCACGTGACGCTTGGTGCCAGATACTTCATAGTTTCTGCACATCGTTATGTAATGTTTTCTTTTGTCTCATTCGAGCAAGTTGTGTTGAAAGCACTCGGAATGCTTATGTTTACGCAGCAG TTAAAGGTTTGGAGATCTTGGCTACATTTCCTGGAAGCTTTATTTCTGTCTCAAAGCTCATGTATGAGAATATCTTGCTGACTTTGACGTCAATTATTGAATCTGAATTCAACAAGAAGTTTCTGTGGAAGGCAGCACTGAAAGCATTAGTGGAGATTAGCTTGTTTGTCAATAAGTATCACGAGGACGAGAAGGCAGCCAGCTTTAACAGTATTGTCAAGCAAAAGATAGTTTCTCTAATTTCTTCTGATGACTTAAATATGCCCCAATCGCTCAAACTGGAGGCCGTTTTTGATATCGGATTGACCGGGAAGAGTTTCATGCTTAGTGTTGTAAGCGAATTGGAGAAGACTATATCAGCCAACTTATCTGAGATTCTT GTCCATGGAGATCGGCGGTTAGCTGGATTGACAGCTGGGCTTTTGGAATGTTATTCCAATCAGGTACTTCCATG GTTCCATGGCAATGGAGGTGCAGATGAAGTCTCTTTGAGTTTTGCGGTTAATATTTTCACTAAAATGGAACATAACACATCTTTGAGTCTAGAAGCAGAGGGAAAG GAACTTCTGGGTGCAACAATGGGTGCAATGAAGCAAGCTATGACATGCTGTTCAGTGGAAAGCCAGGAAAAGGTTCTTCAGAAAGCTATTGATGTGATAAAAACAagctcttttttcttttcaaacgATCTGATTCTAGGAACCGATCTCTTTAACAATAAAACTCAACTTGGTCAGACTTCTGAGGGTTTGTCATGTCGAGATGAATGGATTATTTCACTCTTCGCGTCAGTTGTAATTGCATTGCATCCTCAAACTAAGATACCAAATATAAGACTCTTATTACAGTTGTTGGCGATGACTCTCCTTGAAGGCCATATTCCCTCAGCTCAGGCCCTGGGTTCTTTGGTTAACAAACTTCCTCTGAATATATCAGAAGACTGCAGTCTCAAAGAACTTATTGATATGCTATTCAAGAATGTATTGTGGCGCAACACTAGTATTGGAAAAGAGGGCAATCATGGTGGTGCAGTTGCTATGAGTAACCTGAGATCAAGTAGTCTGAATAGTCATGCTGTTATTGGATTAGCATGGATAGGGAAAGGTCTGCTTATGCGGGGTCATGAGAAGCTAAAAGATGTGACTATGACTTTCTTGAGTTGCTTAGTTTCAAATGAAGATCAGGGAAATTTGCTACCTTTCAATGATCAAATGAAAGATCCCGCAGAGCTCAAAGTGTTTTCTCTCAGAAAATCAGCTGCTGATGCATTTCATATTCTTATGAGTGATTCTGATGCTTGTTTGAACAGAAATTACCATGCAATTGTCCGCCCGCTCTATAAACAACGATTTTTCAACATAATGATGCCTATGTTCTTATCTGCAATAGCAAAATGTGATTCATCCACTTCAAG GTGTTTTCTCTATCAAGCTTTTGCACACCTGGTATCTGAAACTCCTCTTGTTGCTGTTGTTGGTGATGCCAAAAAG GTCCTTCCTGTACTTATGGattgttttcttatattgagCAAGGATATCTCTCATAAGGAGATAATTTACAGTGTCTTGATCGTTCTCTCTGGAATATTAACGGATAAAAATG GACAAGAAACTATCATAGAAAATGCTCCCATGGTTATCCGCAGACTTATTGAGCTCACTTCCTATCCTTATATGATG CAGGTGATTCGAGAGACTGCAATCCAGTGCCTTGGTGCCATGTCGGAGCTGCCGCATGCGAGGATATATCCCATGAGGACACAG GTGTTGCAAGCTATAACCAAAGCTCTTGATGATCCAAAGAGGGTTGTTCGTCTAGAGGCAGTCAAATGTCGGCTAGCTTG GGCTTCAATTGCATCAAGGAGTATTCACTTCTAA
- the LOC107012113 gene encoding MMS19 nucleotide excision repair protein homolog isoform X1, with protein MGGTPTIHYVIHIESYVSSSSSEAQQAASIDAIALLLKNDLLSLETLVREMEMYLTTTDNIIRSRGILLLGELLMRLMSKPLGDTAISSLIEFFTERLADWKALHGALVGCLALLRRKTGIGMISRSQAKAVAESYLKTLQVQSLGQHDRKLCLQILECLLDRYRDALFSLGDDLVYGICEAIDGEKDPQCLMLIFHIVELLAQLFPGASGPLENFAGDLFEILECYFPIHFTHPKSDDVDMKREELSRALMLAFASTPLFEPSVIPLLLDKLSSSLPSAKVESLKYLSFCTLKYGGDRMEKYTKSLWSALKDALFTSPQSTLSEDSDPIDGLGFHESEIMTQALEFLQVLVRQHNASFLSLIMGDGDISTFLNSFSQFDDFNSLSTQYKQRLHAVGHVLSVCIKASESSCNKVFESFFPRLVDALRLLVENSHGIVHSAVDANFNFGALYLCVELLAACRQLVVSSDEVASAHDLARDAWCQILHSFCTSLCNVFFCLIRASCVESTRNAYVYAAVKGLEILATFPGSFISVSKLMYENILLTLTSIIESEFNKKFLWKAALKALVEISLFVNKYHEDEKAASFNSIVKQKIVSLISSDDLNMPQSLKLEAVFDIGLTGKSFMLSVVSELEKTISANLSEILNRFLLLQVHGDRRLAGLTAGLLECYSNQVLPWFHGNGGADEVSLSFAVNIFTKMEHNTSLSLEAEGKELLGATMGAMKQAMTCCSVESQEKVLQKAIDVIKTSSFFFSNDLILGTDLFNNKTQLGQTSEGLSCRDEWIISLFASVVIALHPQTKIPNIRLLLQLLAMTLLEGHIPSAQALGSLVNKLPLNISEDCSLKELIDMLFKNVLWRNTSIGKEGNHGGAVAMSNLRSSSLNSHAVIGLAWIGKGLLMRGHEKLKDVTMTFLSCLVSNEDQGNLLPFNDQMKDPAELKVFSLRKSAADAFHILMSDSDACLNRNYHAIVRPLYKQRFFNIMMPMFLSAIAKCDSSTSRCFLYQAFAHLVSETPLVAVVGDAKKVLPVLMDCFLILSKDISHKEIIYSVLIVLSGILTDKNGQETIIENAPMVIRRLIELTSYPYMMQVIRETAIQCLGAMSELPHARIYPMRTQVLQAITKALDDPKRVVRLEAVKCRLAWASIASRSIHF; from the exons ATGGGTGGCACTCCGACAATTCACTATGTCATTCACATTGAGTCTTACGTTAGCTCTTCCAGCTCCGAGGCACAGCAG GCGGCAAGTATTGACGCGATTGCTCTtcttctcaagaatgacttgTTAAGTTTAGAAACCTTG GTTAGGGAGATGGAGATGTATTTGACCACTACAGATAATATCATTCGTTCAAGAG GTATCCTCTTACTTGGAGAGCTGTTGATGCGACTAATGTCGAAGCCGTTGGGTGATACTGCAATAAGCAGCTTGATAGAATTCTTCACAGAGCGGCTG GCAGATTGGAAAGCGTTGCATGGTGCCCTTGTCGGTTGTTTGGCTCTCCTAAGGAGGAAAACTGGTATTGGTATGATCAGTAGGAGTCAAGCAAAGGCTGTTGCAGAGTCTTATCTGAAAACCCTGCAGGTGCAGTCCTTGGGGCAGCATGACAGGAAG CTTTGCCTTCAAATATTGGAATGCCTATTAGATCGCTATCGGGATGCACTTTTTTCACTG GGTGATGATCTCGTTTATGGAATCTGTGAAGCTATTGATGGTGAAAAGGATCCACAGTGCTTGATGCTCATATTTCATATAGTTGAACTGCTGGCGCAATTATTTCCCGGAGCTTCTGGTCCATTGGAGAATTTTGCTGGAGATTTGTTCGAGATTTTGGAATGTTACTTTCCTATCCATTTCACCCAT CCTAAGAGTGATGATGTTGATATGAAGAGGGAGGAACTCTCAAGGGCCCTAATG CTGGCATTTGCTTCGACACCACTTTTTGAACCCTCAGTCATTCCATTACTTCTTGACAAACTATCTTCTTCTCTGCCGTCAGCAAAG GTGGAATCTTTGAAGTACCTtagcttctgcacattgaaATATGGAGGAGATAGGATGGAAAAGTACACAAAATCCCTTTGGTCTGCATTAAAAGATGCACTATTTACTAGTCCGCAGTCCACTTTGTCAGAGGATTCCGATCCAATAGATGGATTAGGTTTTCATGAGAGTGAAATTATGACGCAGgcccttgaatttcttcagGTGCTTGTTCGGCAGCATAATGCTTCATTCTTGAGTTTGATTATGGGTGATGGGGACATAAGCACATTTCTGAACTCCTTTTCCCAGTTCGACGATTTTAATAGTCTTTCTACCCAATACAAACAGAGATTACATGCAGTTGGGCATGTTCTTTCTGTTTGCATTAAAGCTTCTGAATCTTCCTGCAATAAAGTTTTTGAAAGTTTCTTTCCTCGGTTGGTGGATGCTTTAAGGCTCTTGGTTGAAAATTCCCATGGAATTGTTCATTCAGCTGTGGATGCAAACTTTAACTTTGGAGCCCTGTATCTATGTGTTGAACTCCTTGCTGCATGCAGACAGCTGGTAGTCAGCTCTGATGAAGTCGCTTCAGCTCATGATCTAGCACGTGACGCTTGGTGCCAGATACTTCATAGTTTCTGCACATCGTTATGTAATGTTTTCTTTTGTCTCATTCGAGCAAGTTGTGTTGAAAGCACTCGGAATGCTTATGTTTACGCAGCAG TTAAAGGTTTGGAGATCTTGGCTACATTTCCTGGAAGCTTTATTTCTGTCTCAAAGCTCATGTATGAGAATATCTTGCTGACTTTGACGTCAATTATTGAATCTGAATTCAACAAGAAGTTTCTGTGGAAGGCAGCACTGAAAGCATTAGTGGAGATTAGCTTGTTTGTCAATAAGTATCACGAGGACGAGAAGGCAGCCAGCTTTAACAGTATTGTCAAGCAAAAGATAGTTTCTCTAATTTCTTCTGATGACTTAAATATGCCCCAATCGCTCAAACTGGAGGCCGTTTTTGATATCGGATTGACCGGGAAGAGTTTCATGCTTAGTGTTGTAAGCGAATTGGAGAAGACTATATCAGCCAACTTATCTGAGATTCTT AACAGGTTTCTCTTGTTGCAGGTCCATGGAGATCGGCGGTTAGCTGGATTGACAGCTGGGCTTTTGGAATGTTATTCCAATCAGGTACTTCCATG GTTCCATGGCAATGGAGGTGCAGATGAAGTCTCTTTGAGTTTTGCGGTTAATATTTTCACTAAAATGGAACATAACACATCTTTGAGTCTAGAAGCAGAGGGAAAG GAACTTCTGGGTGCAACAATGGGTGCAATGAAGCAAGCTATGACATGCTGTTCAGTGGAAAGCCAGGAAAAGGTTCTTCAGAAAGCTATTGATGTGATAAAAACAagctcttttttcttttcaaacgATCTGATTCTAGGAACCGATCTCTTTAACAATAAAACTCAACTTGGTCAGACTTCTGAGGGTTTGTCATGTCGAGATGAATGGATTATTTCACTCTTCGCGTCAGTTGTAATTGCATTGCATCCTCAAACTAAGATACCAAATATAAGACTCTTATTACAGTTGTTGGCGATGACTCTCCTTGAAGGCCATATTCCCTCAGCTCAGGCCCTGGGTTCTTTGGTTAACAAACTTCCTCTGAATATATCAGAAGACTGCAGTCTCAAAGAACTTATTGATATGCTATTCAAGAATGTATTGTGGCGCAACACTAGTATTGGAAAAGAGGGCAATCATGGTGGTGCAGTTGCTATGAGTAACCTGAGATCAAGTAGTCTGAATAGTCATGCTGTTATTGGATTAGCATGGATAGGGAAAGGTCTGCTTATGCGGGGTCATGAGAAGCTAAAAGATGTGACTATGACTTTCTTGAGTTGCTTAGTTTCAAATGAAGATCAGGGAAATTTGCTACCTTTCAATGATCAAATGAAAGATCCCGCAGAGCTCAAAGTGTTTTCTCTCAGAAAATCAGCTGCTGATGCATTTCATATTCTTATGAGTGATTCTGATGCTTGTTTGAACAGAAATTACCATGCAATTGTCCGCCCGCTCTATAAACAACGATTTTTCAACATAATGATGCCTATGTTCTTATCTGCAATAGCAAAATGTGATTCATCCACTTCAAG GTGTTTTCTCTATCAAGCTTTTGCACACCTGGTATCTGAAACTCCTCTTGTTGCTGTTGTTGGTGATGCCAAAAAG GTCCTTCCTGTACTTATGGattgttttcttatattgagCAAGGATATCTCTCATAAGGAGATAATTTACAGTGTCTTGATCGTTCTCTCTGGAATATTAACGGATAAAAATG GACAAGAAACTATCATAGAAAATGCTCCCATGGTTATCCGCAGACTTATTGAGCTCACTTCCTATCCTTATATGATG CAGGTGATTCGAGAGACTGCAATCCAGTGCCTTGGTGCCATGTCGGAGCTGCCGCATGCGAGGATATATCCCATGAGGACACAG GTGTTGCAAGCTATAACCAAAGCTCTTGATGATCCAAAGAGGGTTGTTCGTCTAGAGGCAGTCAAATGTCGGCTAGCTTG GGCTTCAATTGCATCAAGGAGTATTCACTTCTAA